The nucleotide sequence TTACTGCAATAGGTCAATGGAGCCAGTGGAAATGTGCTATCATACTCCTAGTCTATATTGTCACAATAAAATGTACTATTTTATAGATAGAAACAATTTACCTGTGTAAAGATTATTTTTCCTTCGAAAGAGGTGACGATGATGTAGTCAGAGCTTGCCTCGATTCAGCAATACCTGTCACAAACATTGTAATGAGATCATCCACATCGTCTAATagtttctctttcttctttataGCTTCAATCTTCTGCTTTTCCACCTCAACCAAACTCCTTTGTAAAGAATCAATCTTATGTAATTGCTCCTCAGCGGAAACGTCCACACCAGGTAAggaatcaattaatttattaatttgtcTTGTCTTCAATATAATATCAGTAGCTAACTCGTCGATTGTGTTTGAAAACTCCTCTGGAGCAGCAATGGTAGCATGCTTATCAGACATCTTGGGTTCCCCCTCTTGAAATGGTTCAAAATCATGGTTTTTGTCTATATAATTTAAAGTAGCACAGAATTGCT is from Naumovozyma castellii chromosome 6, complete genome and encodes:
- the SRB7 gene encoding Srb7p (ancestral locus Anc_5.329), with the translated sequence MTDRLTQLQICLDQMVEQFCATLNYIDKNHDFEPFQEGEPKMSDKHATIAAPEEFSNTIDELATDIILKTRQINKLIDSLPGVDVSAEEQLHKIDSLQRSLVEVEKQKIEAIKKKEKLLDDVDDLITMFVTGIAESRQALTTSSSPLSKEK